The Rhododendron vialii isolate Sample 1 chromosome 3a, ASM3025357v1 nucleotide sequence ATATAAGGGTAAGCGAAAGCAAGAGTTAGTGAGAGCGTGAAAACTCCCTTCGAAAACATTCCAATTACTTAATTAAACATGCATGTGAGAGCGAAGATTGAGAAGTGCTAGTGACATACAAACATACAACATACTGTCACAAAAAGTACTCACATGAGTAGAGAACTCACACGCATGTGAGAAAATAAAACACGGTTGTAGTGTAGAGATCCATACGATTAGGTTTAGCCATTTAGAGTTCAATGGACTATTGAAATTGTGGGACTACATAAATCTTCTAAGGGGTGCTGGGAACAAATAGGGTTAGTACTAGAGAATCACTCCACACTTTTTTAGTTCTCTGCGCATAAGTTAGTCCGGACAcataagttataaaaaaaacatgttatataatttttcggaagtggatatatatatatatatatatatatatatatatatatataatagatgGAGTAAGGCCGGTATAAATGCACGTGtagagagagggaagagagtGGACAAAGAGTGACGgctggtagagagagagagagagggtagtgTGGATATAGGAATTAGGAGAGGGGTGGAAAATAGTACGTAGAGTAGAGTAGAGTAGAATAGAGTAGTGGAGAGAGTGATGAAAAATTCCCCCCGTGGCCCGTGAGAAGTGTTTGGAGGGATATATAAGATGAGGACGCTTTTACTTCGTTCTTTTCGATACCAACTTATTATTCATCAATTTGTAGCTGTGTTGGGATACATGTAATAGACACATCACAGACGAGCTAGATGTGCTATACAATTTTCACCCTCAGGCCTCCTCCCAATCCATGATCCTGTGATCCTGTTCACgagacccctctctctctctctctctctctctctctctctctctctctctcacagagGTCCCTGACAAATTACTTAATTAATTAACTGCTACTACCAGTACTACATATGAACTTCCCACTGTCATTTGTCAATATTATTCGTCCTAAATTACATAGCTTTTGTCCTGGATCTGATTGGGATTCTAGTTAGTTTGTAGACGGTAGAATTAGACTTCCAGAATTAATCGACATGCGCGTACACTTGatcaattataaaaaaaatactcgtCCTAGATTACCCTTTTGGCCTCCCTTTTGATTGTTTCGTTAATACGGTAGCAATGGTTGAACGAGATTAAACTACAAACTAATTGATCAATAAGCACTTGAAGAAACTGCTATGGCATTTTCAATTTCGTGTGTGTTAGGATTAAATCAATTTTCGTAAACACAGTCGGTACTATTGATGTTTTGTGATCTCTTTTTTAACTCTGCATAAAAAATATTGGGATAAGTAATTCGTCTTGACTAGAGAAATTGATCGAAAAAGTATGGAATTTGagataaagtcaaaaaaatctaaataagACGAATACGAAGGCTGTAACtgtctttttcttaaaacttattTCGGCTTTAGTGAAGTTTCATACTTTTATACTTTCCTAATCAAGTCTCCAATTGACGCTAATGATTAATCCAAATAATTTGATGTGAATATGatgaaaattcagaaaaattaaaagatcaACAGTCTATAATATTACCAAAAAGGTAGTCCAAACGCATCTTAAATTTCCCATTTTCAATTGACAAACAGTAtattttgggatgttccaaaatgTAGATCCCTTTCCAAAAGTGAAAATGTAAATTTGATGATTTTTCTTAAGTGTCTCTCATGAGTGAATAGAAAAGTTGTAAAGAAGGTATAATATAAGGATAATGGAGGAAATAATGCCATTAAATTTGAATTTAGGTGTAAACATTGCATGTCTacttgcctatcaaaaaaaaaccattgcaTGTCTACTTTAAAAGTTGGAATCCTCGAGAGGAATTCCCAGGAAGGACCAACAATTAAaaatggagggagtacaaatCATACCCTATTTGGGCGTACATATACGTCCAGAACTTCCTTGAATACGTAATATCTTGAATAACGATGTTGAATTCATAACTTTGTAAACTTGCATAACATTTGGACGTAAATCGATAATATAAACTTTGAATTCAAAACATCGTATGTTATGAGTTTTTGTCTTCGTGTTATGTGAGTTGTTGAGTAACTGTTAGTATGAATTTTATGTAGAATTTACAAgttgtcataaaaaaaatataatacattttcagaaaggaaaaaaaattattgatccaAGGGGAGTTTGTAAATACTCCGTACCATATAAACTTATAATTAAACTCTCTCTCCCAATTTTTCAGACTGAGAATTCTTTAAAGGGAAACTGGCACGGGTAATTTCGCCAAGAAAATACTGGTATTGGTCTGATATTTCGTTTTCAGAAAAACTGAGGGCAGTAATATGTGGGTTGCAAACAAGTGATGATACAGATTGGAGAGCTCATCCCCTCCCCTCTTTAAatacccagagagagagagagagagagagagagagagagagagagagaggaatcaaTGGTTTCTAGGGAGCACAAGAAAGCAGCAGCACTTCATGAGAAGCTGCAACTACTCCGTTCCATTACAAACTCTCATGCAGTAATTAATTTCATTGGCTGTCTAATAGTGTTATTCTGATTGATTTTATAAAGTCTCAAGTGTTTGTATCTGATTCATATAGccatctttatttttctttttgctatCGGAATTCTTGTTTATTGCCATTTAGCTCCTTCCGATTACCTTTCTTATTACCAGACCTCTTAATCTCTTGCTAGACTTACTTCCCTTCTCCCTTTAATAAAATCgtgtttttcaaaatcaaatttgcAGAACACTTTAACTTCTATTCGGAATCGCTCTATTTGTTTCGTTTTGTTTTCCGTTTTTTACAAACCAGCAAGTTTGGTAGCGGTCCTGATTAATTTCAAACATCGGATAAACGTATTCTATGCTTTTCGATGTTTCAAGAAAAAGTGAATGACTCTGATGAAACGTCATGAAAacagttttcaaaaatagttcgccaaacaagttttctttcAGCATTAGAAGAGTCTTTAATTATACTCTTCTCCCTCtatgcttttcattttttcattgtAGCGATCTTAATGGTagttaaattttcttttgctgataaaaaaacatCAAGTTTACTTGTGTTTCTCCAGACATAAGAAATCAAAAGAAACGAAACTTGTTTGGTTTGTGAGTTTTCATAGTGCAGAATTTCTTTAGAACCATTCAAAGTacataaattattttcattaaCATTGTATAAACTAAAGAAACAATGAATATTTTCGCTACCAAAGATAGTTTTGTAATCTCCTTTGTTGTACAAAACGGCTTGaaataacttcttcttttttgtgtgtgctaatattatatatatcagTAGGGGTTAGCAGAGAGTTAGTAGGTTAGTTCATAATAGCTTTCAGAGGCTATCATAAGTCTGAATCCCAAACGCCAACGACAAGACTCGAACTTTGGTGGGGGAGGAAACATAAAGAGAATAACATAAGAAACTTGTACAGGTTTTAAACAAGATAAGAAACTAGCCAAAATATATGCCGGAGCAAAATTTGGTTCTAACAGtgagtttattttgttttggcaGGTGAACAAAACGTCGATCATAATTGATGCATCAAAATACATTGCGGATTTGAAACAAAAGGTAGAAGTATTGAATCGAGATATTGCAACTGCACAAAATTCAAGTTACCAAGATCCCCGGCCTGTGGTATAAATTTCGACCCGTATGCAGTTTTATTTTTGGTGATCATTTAGCCATGTGTCCAGGCATTCAGATTCATCGATCATTTCTACCTAGCTCCAATATCGATATTGGTATGATATTGGTATATATCTGTCAATAGGACAATATCACCAATACGAATACGTAagctgatatatatatatatatatatatatatatatatatatatatatatatatatatatctcgtTACTGAGATGCTACTTCGTTGTGTTTATAACCTTGCTTTCTCATGACAAACAATATATTGTAACTCTTTCTGATACGCACTTATGCAGGAGGTTACCGTAAAAACCCTAGAAAAGGGCTTTCAAATCAATGTGATATCAGAAAAGAATTGCCCTGGTCTGCTTGTCACCGTACTGGAAGCTTTTGAAGAGCTGGGGCTTAATGTGGTGGAAGCTAGGGTCTCTTGTACGGGCAGCTTTCATTTGGAAGCAGTTGGAGAGGTAAGATATACCTATATCATAAAAACTCCCAAAAGCCCTAAAGTAGTTTTACATATCAGTCCTTCCACACATCTCATGTGACAAGTTTTCCATTCTCTCTTGCATATATAATAGCCTATTTAGTATTAATATTGAATGAATAGTCATGTGCATTATTTTCATTGGGGAATGCTATATATAAAACAAATTTGTTGGGATACACTTCCTGTATTTCTCTGCATTAGTAGTTAGCATTAAGtgacaattttctttttctttttctttttcggttttgttttggttttttttttcctagcaGAATGATGGAGAAAATGTTGAGGCGCACACGGTGAAGCAAGCAGTGTCTCAAGCTATCAACAACTGGAGCGAAAGCAATGAGCAAGATTAGAAAAATACCGATCGCTCTTTTGTGATATCGCCTTTATATTTTATGTTCGTATTAATTGCTGTTTATGGAAGAAATGAGTTCCATTAAATAAGTCATGATCGAAGATCATAATTCCAAAATGAAGTTAATTTGAGTCGAATAGTGAGCATTGGAGAGGGAAAAACAACCCTAGCTAGATCAGCTGCTGACAATCCTTTGTCTTAAGAGGCAAAGCAAGACATTCACTCTGGTAAAGAGTCTAAGGGTTCATAGTTTGAAAACGTTAGAGCATCAATCTTAACACTATAGAATTACGTTAGAGCATCAAAATCAGGCTCAGTAAATTTAAGATCAAATTAAACCTCAAATTAAAGTCActttcttattttagttaatgagCTTTAGCTCAAAATAAGGATCAATCGTTTGTCTTGATGAACAAAATCAagaagtataaaattatgatcaaaagtttattaaagacgaaaaagacaaattttcattgtctttatatatatagtgtCGTTAGGGTCGTCTTATGTGAAACTTTTCAGCGTCGATCCATATTTTCATTCATACTCTTTTTATTCTTCTCATAAAAAAGAATTACTGATCCAAAAGCATTTGACAATATGCATGCTAGAAAAAAATCACCAAACATCACTATTTTAAGAGAAATCAATTTCGTCCAAGCACACCTAACATTGGCATAATGAGTCTCGCATATACATCTGTAATATTGAAGGGTTGTAGAGCGTCTCTTTAATAATAAGATGATAAAAATTTAAATGATACGAACAAGTAGcattttgggaattgattttcacacatCTCTTTTTTATATCCACATTTCCTTTTGTGCCtttcaatcaaaaaaatatatacactttcaacacttgaaaacaaaaggagtatggatatataaaaaaaaaaaaaaaaaaaggagtgtggaaatcaattccaaattttttcaacgttttattattttatatggtGTAGTTATGCACGTGAACTGTTTAAGGCTCCGTTTATTTCGacctaaaatattttacaatgtaaaatgttttcttgtaaaatgattttggaacaaaTAACTTtcgtgtaaaatattttccagtgTTTGGTTCACAAATAAATATACTATAACGAAACATAACATAACAAGAGAGATCTGATAAGAAAGGATAAGGGaggaagggaaaaagaaaaacgacttatgaaaaatttgagaggaaaatattttcagccATGTAAGGTAAAACGTTTtactttgaaaaatattttatactgtttttctcaaccaaacaacgaaaaatgaggaaaatattttactggaaaacattttatattgaaacaaacggagcctaaatgggCTACATTAAGTCACACAAACCCAACTCTTTGAGCTTCTAATATTTAAGATTGTGCCAAGAGTggattaaggctccgttccggaacaaaataaatttttttattttttaagaaggcaattttaaactaaaaaattatgagcttattgaaatacaaaaatatgcaatatggatcttgtttggaagatctcaatgagatcttttatacaatgaaaaaaatatttgaaaaaatattttttatttattttatttttgagtttgaaaatgtgaaataagctgcttatttttaaaaaaagtttctggAACGAAGCCTAATCCCAGGAAACAGGGATTATATTAAAGAAATCTTGTACTAGCAATTACTAGTGATATTTGTCCGGTCAAATTAATTAACCAAAAGATGGGTAATTAGTTAAAAGTTGACAAGATGTAACGAATAAGGGGGGCCATGTGTGATTTTGTTGTCGGGGCCGGGAATAGTTTAAACGAATTTTGTGCCCTCTAAGCGGGCCTCCTGTCGAGTCTGAAGATAGAATCCTATCCGTTCACTTCATAGATTTCAACGCATAAAATGGTTGTGCAGAAAAGTAAGTTGATGGAACATTCATAACTTTAGTGGccagaaaacaattttttgaattataaaagCGAACGGTAATTTGTGCGATTTGAAAATAGACCGACGACATAATTTAGTTCGATCACTAAATTATCGACACTCGACCAAGTTGATTAGGAGACCTATTCGACCTATCACGATTTATCAAGATTACAAAGTGAATCGTTGGAATCCAGTGTTCCAAATGTGGACGAGGAAATTATTAGGTGGTGCTGAGATTCCGTCACGTGATGTCCCAATACTCACTAACTACATATTTCCATAGAACCTCCAAATAAGTGAActgaccccacaaaaatgtcCGATGTCAATAGGTGTAGGGACACGACGTGACAGTACTTCAAGACCACCGAACAATCTCTCTGGATGAGGCATATTTGGTAGGCTCAGCACGGCTCCCAATTCCTTGGCGTAACTGGAGTCTGCTGGACTGCGTCACAGGACGCAAATTTAATAGatatatactctctctctctctctctcttcttttttcctaaTACATCTATCGAAAATTCTAGGACCACACCCAAGTACAtacccacacacacaagtgtgtgtgggtgtgcaTTTGGGTGTGGAGGTAGCACAACTCTACATCTATTCTCATAGAAATATTCCACGACAACTCGGCATGGTTCCCACTTTTGTCTGGCACACACGATTCTCtctgcaattttttatttttttttgttcttttgcttaaattttttaatagcAAATATGGACCATGGTTGTACACGAGTTTAACCAAATCGAGCTATGGAGAGTTTTTCGAGCCTAGCTTGGTGAAGGTTAGGTGAATTAATAAGCTTGACTTGAGCTTGAGTCGTCAAGGTTATTCATTTGCCAAGTCTATATTTAATTTACATGATATAAGAAAAGAAGATTATGTTTTAATCTTCTATATATACATTAGTTGGACAGAGCAGTCACTTGAAAGCGGGTCAAggtttttttattggaaatatGAAATTGGATCAAGTTTCTGTTTGGGAGACTATAAATGGGTTAAGCCCTCGAGGGTTTGTGGTTTTTTCAAAGGATGTTGTGATGGTCAAAATGGTTGTGATAGTTGTGGGATTGGAGTGAATTTTTGATAGACGCAGCGGTGGTAATGGAAGGAGGAGGCGTTTGCGTTAACCGTGGAGACGGTTTATCAGTGTGGTGGGCAATGATGATAGCAGGAAGTTTGTGGTGGTCGAGGTAGGCCTGttaatggaccggatccgatccgaatccgacagatccggattcggatccgataagactcaaatccgatagtggtaatccggattcgaaaatccgaatccgaatccgatccggaaactttttttacttcaaaaattttagcaaaaaaatatatatttttcaaaaaaatacaattttttttttcaaaaaaaaatattttctgaaaaaaatttaaaaatttaaaaaataaaaataaaaataaaaatacaacttcttaaacattttttttttcaaaaaaaaaaaatactattttttaaaaaaaattttaaaaattttaaaaaataaagttcggattcggattgataacggatttaatccgatccgatccggatccgtattgaattaccggattcggattatcggatcgactttatcggatccgaatccggatcgaatttttcggatcggatccgaattagatccggtccattgacagaccTAGGTCGAGGTGATGCCCAACAATGACAGCGGGAGGGTTGTCAGTGCCGGTGAAGGGCGCATAGGTGATGTTAGTCGGAGAATACCCTACACAAGGGTTTTATCCATACTCTACAccaattttttcatttaaacCATTAGGCCCCGCTCAGATGTCTAGGAAGGATGAGAAAATTAAAGTCGTGGCAAGGTTTTCTCCTCCTGCTATTCTCAATGTTTTTGCGCCATCATTCCCCGCCCAACCCTCTCTCCTTTGCTTTCCTTATTTTGTAcaaatctctatttttttctctgttttatGCTATAAATATAGGCAGCGTAGTCAATATGTTGGTTTTTTGTaaatatgtaacgccccgaattttagAACATtaataaaaacatttaaaagacaatttttccATTAAAATTCATAGATTTAATACATCACTGTTTCAAAAGCAGATGTCATCATATTACAATCATATCGAATTAAGTTTAAGTAGTCGGATTTGACCAAATATTACAATTCCCCAAATAAACTTTGAAGCTCCCAAAATAAAgttgacttaaattaatcaAAGCGACTACGCATATGGAAACCAAGGTTCTTCAGCTCCCTCCTCAGTAGCATTGACTTCAGTCGGATTGTACGACACTTCTGTTCTGTCTTaggtacctggcgttcgagttaccaccatgagcgatgacgctcagtagccaaaaacCATccgaaacccataacttacaaacaatggCACGTACAATATTGTTAAAGTAAGAACAATTAAAGTAGCAAGCGATCAATTTCAATTACTAGCTTTTAACTTAGTGAAATCTAGAATCTCAACCCTTGAGAAACATCCTCCCATGCTAACCTCTAGGACTATGGCCATTCATGATACCGCTCCCCCTTGCTTGCCCTAACCGGAAGCCCCGATGAAACGGCCTAAGTTATTTACTTAGTTGGAGTCATCGACTGCCTCACAAGGATGAATTCCCCAGGGAACTAACCGTAACCACTGGACCCACAAGGAACTAACCGTAACCTTGGGAGTATATAGACCATAATCTGGTACTATAATACATATCACCATTTTATCTCCTATTCAAAAAGAGCGATCACGCAATGTCATATCCTAAGGTTTTGAATCAACAATCAGCTGCCATACCCTGGCTTCATTTCTCTTCTCCCAAACTAGACTCTGTGGATAGCCTCCAACAGATCTGGATTCACTGGATAACTTCCAAGAATCTCATTTAAACACCATTCCTCAGGCTAACCGTCAATCACATCATCTCCTATCTTCTGATTTCCTTTAACTTAAAAATCGTCTATGTAATATTCTACATACGTACACCAATCCCCA carries:
- the LOC131319049 gene encoding transcription factor SCREAM2-like isoform X1, giving the protein MVSREHKKAAALHEKLQLLRSITNSHAVNKTSIIIDASKYIADLKQKVEVLNRDIATAQNSSYQDPRPVEVTVKTLEKGFQINVISEKNCPGLLVTVLEAFEELGLNVVEARVSCTGSFHLEAVGENDGENVEAHTVKQAVSQAINNWSESNEQD
- the LOC131319049 gene encoding uncharacterized protein LOC131319049 isoform X2 gives rise to the protein MVSREHKKAAALHEKLQLLRSITNSHAVNKTSIIIDASKYIADLKQKEVTVKTLEKGFQINVISEKNCPGLLVTVLEAFEELGLNVVEARVSCTGSFHLEAVGENDGENVEAHTVKQAVSQAINNWSESNEQD